CTCAACGGCGCCCTGAAAGACTACCCCCATATCAAGATTGCCGAGTTTCATAACCGGTTTCTGGTGGATTTTGCCCTGGATCACGGAGCGTCATTCATGATTCGCGGGATACGGTCCACGCAGGACTACGAATACGAACGCGTGATGCGTCATATTAATGCCGATATGGCTCCGACCGTATCGACGGTGTTTCTGATGCCCCCTCGCGACATTGCGGAGTTGTCTTCCAGCATGGTGAAGGGATTGATCGGGCCTGACGGCTGGGAGGAACAGGTTAGCCGATATGTCCCGTACAACGTGTTTGAATTGTTGAAAAAACGCCAATCTGCGCCTCATGACGAGGCCGTGTAAGGTCTTT
This is a stretch of genomic DNA from Akkermansia sp. N21116. It encodes these proteins:
- the coaD gene encoding pantetheine-phosphate adenylyltransferase yields the protein MKRRAVYAGSFDPLTNGHLWMIHQGAAMFDQLIVAIGTNPDKKYTFSHQERLDMLNGALKDYPHIKIAEFHNRFLVDFALDHGASFMIRGIRSTQDYEYERVMRHINADMAPTVSTVFLMPPRDIAELSSSMVKGLIGPDGWEEQVSRYVPYNVFELLKKRQSAPHDEAV